In a genomic window of Roseicitreum antarcticum:
- a CDS encoding ABC transporter ATP-binding protein produces MADVVFSNVQKSFGTFTAVRDLDLTIKSGEFVSLLGPSGCGKTTTLRMLAGLEFPSGGEIRIDGKVVNDTPPGKRDIAMVFQSYALYPHMTVGKNIAYPLKKRRVPTAERDQMVAKVADMLQLTPLLARKPGQLSGGQQQRVALGRALVRDPKVFLLDEPLSNLDAKLRGYMRAELVELHARLGRTMVYVTHDQLEAMTMSDRIAIMLNGDLQQFAPPQQVYRAPANRFVAGFIGTPSMNLVDGELSRVGDGWRLRTDTLDLPVGPLIDQAQPGPACMGIRPEGLTIGTGDNTAEVLLVEETGHENIVTLRLGTSTRLTARTPADQILRMGTRVPFSIDTSALHVFGPGETGPRLNVPVPFEPAETPTTPHLVGAPL; encoded by the coding sequence ATGGCTGACGTCGTGTTCTCAAATGTGCAAAAATCATTCGGGACGTTCACTGCGGTGCGCGATCTGGATCTGACCATCAAATCAGGGGAGTTCGTGTCTCTTTTGGGCCCATCGGGCTGCGGCAAGACGACAACTCTGCGCATGCTGGCCGGTCTGGAATTTCCGTCTGGCGGCGAGATCCGGATTGACGGGAAGGTGGTCAATGACACGCCCCCCGGCAAGCGAGACATCGCCATGGTATTTCAGTCCTACGCGCTGTACCCGCATATGACGGTCGGCAAGAACATCGCCTATCCGCTGAAAAAGCGCCGCGTTCCTACCGCCGAACGCGATCAGATGGTGGCCAAGGTGGCCGACATGTTGCAGCTGACGCCGCTACTGGCCCGCAAGCCGGGGCAATTGTCTGGTGGACAACAACAGCGGGTGGCCCTTGGGCGGGCGTTGGTGCGCGATCCAAAGGTATTCTTGCTGGATGAGCCTTTGTCCAACCTCGATGCAAAGCTGCGCGGCTACATGCGCGCCGAACTGGTCGAACTCCATGCGCGGCTGGGCCGGACAATGGTCTATGTCACCCACGATCAGTTGGAAGCGATGACCATGTCGGACCGCATCGCCATCATGCTCAACGGTGATCTGCAACAATTCGCACCCCCCCAACAAGTTTATCGCGCACCGGCCAACCGCTTTGTTGCGGGCTTTATCGGCACCCCGTCGATGAACCTTGTGGACGGCGAGCTGTCCCGCGTGGGCGACGGCTGGCGCCTGCGCACCGATACGCTGGATCTGCCCGTTGGCCCGTTGATCGATCAGGCGCAGCCCGGCCCCGCGTGCATGGGTATCCGCCCCGAAGGGCTGACCATCGGCACCGGCGACAACACCGCCGAGGTGCTGCTGGTCGAAGAAACCGGGCATGAGAATATCGTGACCCTGCGGCTGGGCACCTCGACCCGGCTGACAGCGCGCACACCCGCCGACCAGATCCTGCGCATGGGCACGCGGGTCCCGTTCAGCATCGACACCTCGGCGCTGCATGTGTTTGGTCCGGGCGAAACCGGGCCGCGGCTGAATGTGCCGGTGCCATTCGAACCAGCAGAAACTCCGACCACCCCCCACTTGGTCGGCGCGCCACTCTAA